Proteins encoded together in one Luteimonas fraxinea window:
- a CDS encoding phosphate/phosphite/phosphonate ABC transporter substrate-binding protein: MDPRHFLRRLLSGVLLAVLAVALPLQAAEPRNVLVLGRISDDPKAHYEQLKPLLDYVVARMGDVGITEGRVLMARDVQQMQSYLRRGRVDWVTETASGATLLEARAGATPLLLTERNGVSHYHTVYFARRDSGIQSLDDLRGRSIVFQNRQSTSAYFVPATELLARGMKLEILLSPRDQPEPDSVGYLFARSELNMSSWVHKHLVDAGAMSNLDWDSDRRVPPSFKRDFVIFRESAPFPRAIEIVRGDLDARVTARLREVLIEASQDPAAADALREFFRTTAFLPMDAATRAELDILRAGALRVVADVE; encoded by the coding sequence TTGGACCCGCGTCACTTCCTTCGACGGCTCCTGTCGGGTGTGCTGCTGGCGGTACTGGCAGTCGCGTTGCCGCTGCAGGCGGCCGAGCCGCGCAACGTGCTGGTGCTCGGGCGCATCAGCGACGATCCCAAGGCGCACTACGAACAGCTCAAGCCGCTGCTCGACTACGTGGTCGCGCGCATGGGCGATGTCGGCATCACCGAAGGCCGCGTGCTGATGGCGCGCGACGTGCAGCAGATGCAGAGCTATCTGCGGCGCGGCCGCGTGGACTGGGTCACCGAGACCGCCAGCGGCGCGACCCTGCTCGAAGCGCGCGCCGGCGCGACGCCGCTGCTGCTCACCGAGCGCAACGGCGTCAGCCACTACCACACCGTCTATTTCGCGCGCCGCGACAGCGGCATCCAGTCGCTCGACGATCTGCGCGGTCGCAGCATCGTGTTCCAGAACCGGCAGTCGACCAGCGCCTACTTCGTGCCCGCGACCGAGCTGCTCGCCCGCGGCATGAAACTGGAAATCCTGCTGTCGCCGCGCGACCAGCCCGAACCGGACTCGGTCGGCTATCTGTTCGCGCGCTCGGAACTCAACATGTCCTCGTGGGTGCACAAGCACCTTGTCGATGCGGGTGCGATGAGCAACCTCGACTGGGACAGCGACCGGCGCGTGCCGCCCTCGTTCAAGCGCGATTTCGTGATCTTCCGCGAGAGCGCGCCGTTCCCGCGCGCGATCGAGATCGTGCGCGGCGATCTGGACGCGCGCGTGACTGCGCGACTGCGCGAGGTGCTGATCGAGGCCAGCCAGGATCCCGCCGCCGCCGATGCCTTGCGCGAGTTCTTCCGCACCACCGCGTTCCTGCCGATGGATGCCGCCACGCGCGCCGAACTCGACATCCTGCGCGCCGGTGCCCTGCGCGTCGTGGCGGACGTCGAATGA
- a CDS encoding putative bifunctional diguanylate cyclase/phosphodiesterase — protein sequence MKLRTGLQAMFLALAGAAVLAGLVAVALVLQQQDQAQKQILALSQRSMHALASQRLLLRGEAVSAQVADALVNPLYYFDLEAIGAAVGNVLRQPDVSYVIVYDADGNIVHDGSRDIERYGQRMDDPFALEVVAATGQHMQSDGKLLDVSMPIRIGDQRLGGVRIGYSLATAKQDEDAMVATMQARLDEIARRHLVSVGLLLVVLVALGALVAAMLQRRLVRPVRELADAAQRIEAGHYDVVVPADARQDEIGDLVRAFDRMRDSIARHDRDIRRMAYTDSLTGLANRLALRETLDQRLLEMQGAAGRLALLFADVDDFKRVNDTLGHDAGDEALIQFTARIDAAVREFDVADALLARFGGDEFVVLLQLPEASTADLRTVAGELANRLVEEVARPIEVEGRRVFLGISIGITVFPDDAASAAMLLKNGDIAMYQAKLAGKNCHRFYSLAMDQAVERRMHMEHELRGAWDRGELSLAYQPVFRMGDKALVGVEALLRWQHPEFGNVAPPVFIDVAEQSGLIDVIGPQVLHAACVEARAWQQRYPSAADLFVAVNVSPRQLRGAAFAVEVEAALRESGLSPRHLHLELTETAVIGDEARIGQLLSALRALGVKIWLDDFGTGFSGLSHLRRVPVDGVKIDRSFVADVLRDPDDLALTTAIISMAHSIGITLVAEGVEKEGQFEVLRDRGCDLGQGFWLGHPLPAREFDALLR from the coding sequence ATGAAACTGCGCACAGGCCTGCAGGCCATGTTTCTGGCGCTGGCCGGCGCCGCCGTGCTGGCCGGCCTCGTCGCGGTGGCGCTGGTGCTGCAGCAGCAGGACCAGGCGCAGAAGCAGATCCTCGCGCTGAGCCAGCGCTCGATGCACGCACTCGCGTCGCAGCGTCTGCTGCTGCGCGGCGAGGCGGTCTCGGCGCAGGTCGCCGATGCACTGGTCAATCCGCTGTACTACTTCGATCTCGAAGCCATCGGCGCGGCAGTCGGCAACGTACTTCGGCAGCCGGACGTCAGCTACGTGATCGTCTACGACGCCGACGGCAACATCGTCCACGACGGCAGCCGCGATATCGAACGCTACGGCCAGCGCATGGACGATCCGTTCGCCCTGGAAGTCGTCGCCGCGACCGGCCAGCACATGCAGAGCGACGGCAAGCTACTCGACGTCTCGATGCCGATCCGCATCGGCGACCAGCGTCTCGGCGGCGTGCGCATCGGCTATTCGCTGGCGACGGCGAAGCAGGACGAGGACGCAATGGTCGCGACGATGCAGGCGCGGCTGGATGAGATCGCGCGGCGTCATCTGGTCTCGGTCGGCCTGCTGCTGGTCGTGCTGGTGGCGCTCGGCGCACTCGTCGCGGCGATGCTGCAACGACGGCTCGTGCGCCCGGTGCGCGAACTGGCCGATGCCGCGCAGCGCATCGAGGCCGGGCATTACGACGTGGTGGTGCCGGCCGACGCACGCCAGGACGAGATCGGTGATCTGGTCCGCGCCTTCGATCGCATGCGCGACAGCATCGCGCGCCACGATCGCGACATCCGCCGCATGGCGTACACGGATTCGCTGACCGGACTGGCCAACCGGCTCGCATTGCGCGAAACGCTGGACCAGCGCCTGCTGGAAATGCAGGGCGCTGCCGGACGCCTCGCGCTGCTGTTCGCCGATGTCGACGACTTCAAGCGCGTCAACGACACGCTCGGCCACGACGCCGGCGACGAAGCGCTGATCCAGTTCACCGCGCGCATCGATGCCGCCGTGCGCGAATTCGATGTCGCCGACGCACTGCTGGCACGATTCGGCGGCGACGAGTTCGTCGTGCTGCTGCAGTTGCCGGAAGCCAGCACCGCCGATCTGCGCACCGTCGCCGGCGAACTGGCGAACCGTCTGGTGGAAGAAGTCGCGCGCCCGATCGAAGTCGAAGGCCGGCGCGTGTTCCTCGGCATCTCGATCGGCATCACCGTGTTTCCCGACGATGCCGCCAGCGCCGCGATGCTGCTCAAGAACGGCGACATCGCGATGTACCAGGCCAAGCTGGCCGGCAAGAACTGCCACCGCTTCTACAGCCTGGCGATGGACCAAGCGGTCGAGCGCCGCATGCACATGGAACACGAACTGCGCGGCGCCTGGGATCGCGGCGAACTGAGCCTGGCTTACCAGCCGGTGTTCCGCATGGGCGACAAGGCGCTGGTCGGTGTCGAAGCCCTGCTGCGCTGGCAGCACCCCGAGTTCGGCAACGTCGCGCCGCCGGTGTTCATCGACGTCGCCGAGCAGAGCGGCCTGATCGACGTCATCGGCCCGCAGGTGCTGCACGCCGCCTGCGTCGAGGCGCGTGCCTGGCAACAGCGCTATCCGTCCGCCGCCGACCTGTTCGTCGCGGTCAACGTGTCGCCGCGCCAGCTGCGTGGCGCCGCGTTCGCCGTGGAAGTCGAAGCGGCGCTGCGCGAATCGGGTCTGTCGCCACGCCATCTGCATCTCGAACTCACCGAGACCGCGGTCATCGGCGACGAAGCCCGCATCGGCCAGCTGCTGAGCGCGCTGCGCGCACTCGGCGTCAAGATCTGGCTCGACGATTTCGGCACCGGCTTCTCCGGCCTGAGCCACCTGCGCCGTGTGCCCGTCGACGGGGTCAAGATCGATCGCAGCTTCGTTGCCGACGTGCTCCGCGATCCCGACGACCTGGCGTTGACGACGGCGATCATCTCGATGGCGCACTCGATCGGCATCACGTTGGTTGCCGAAGGCGTGGAGAAGGAAGGCCAGTTCGAAGTCCTGCGCGATCGCGGTTGCGATCTGGGGCAGGGGTTCTGGCTCGGGCACCCGCTGCCGGCGCGGGAGTTCGATGCGCTGTTGAGGTGA
- a CDS encoding exopolysaccharide biosynthesis protein: MTPEIPSREEASTRELLAAMALGDPEDQLRFADLLIGLGKRVFGMMLFVATLPAFIPIPGVGGAIGGPLVALVGAQLLIGLRKPWLPRFIAERGPHRSAVQRFETVLEPWLRRVERFSRPRLPGVLDHRAAAMFTGLQLVLLGVLLALPIPFTNYVFGLLLLAYALALLERDGALMVWAWVGGIVAIGFFGVLSGTLATAATEWLARIF, translated from the coding sequence ATGACGCCTGAGATCCCCTCGCGCGAGGAAGCCAGCACGCGGGAACTGCTCGCCGCGATGGCGCTGGGCGATCCCGAGGACCAGCTGCGCTTCGCCGATCTGCTGATCGGCTTGGGCAAGCGCGTGTTCGGCATGATGCTGTTCGTCGCCACCTTGCCCGCCTTCATCCCGATTCCGGGCGTCGGCGGCGCGATCGGCGGCCCGCTGGTCGCACTGGTCGGCGCGCAACTGCTGATCGGCCTGCGCAAACCCTGGCTGCCCCGCTTCATCGCAGAACGCGGCCCGCACCGCAGCGCGGTGCAGCGCTTCGAAACCGTGCTCGAGCCCTGGCTGCGCCGCGTCGAGCGTTTCAGCCGCCCGCGCCTGCCCGGCGTGCTCGACCACCGCGCCGCGGCGATGTTCACCGGCCTGCAGCTGGTGCTGCTCGGCGTGCTGCTGGCGCTGCCGATTCCGTTCACCAACTACGTGTTCGGCCTGCTGCTGCTGGCTTACGCGTTGGCGCTGCTGGAACGCGACGGCGCGCTGATGGTGTGGGCGTGGGTCGGCGGGATCGTTGCGATCGGCTTCTTCGGCGTGCTCAGCGGCACGCTCGCCACCGCCGCGACCGAATGGCTGGCGCGGATCTTCTGA
- a CDS encoding hemolysin family protein: MLELILIVLALIACNAFFALSEMSVVTSRKPRLKQMAAEHRSARAALELAEHPERFLSTVQVGITTIGVLTGMLGGDALGSLIGTWLATSLPILGTYASTVGTVLAVSLITFLTIVFGELLPKRLALLAPERLASLVALPMHWLSRAATPAVWLLSASVRGVLKLLRLDKTEAAQVSEEEIRMLVSEGHEQGVIDADERNMVNRVLTLGDRDAESLMTPRTRIAWLDIAAGFEENLAEMRETPYSRYPVFRGNDSDVVGVLEIKSLIDRLEKKEFDLFKYLREPLFVSESTPAMKLLEILRENQQSLALVVDEYGDITGMVTLNDVMEAVIGRTQSSGLDATPLVVMREDGSMLVDGTLPTGALRELLGGGPLPGENEHIFHTAAGMTIARFSRIPNVAEYFEWHGWRIEIVDLDGPRVDKLLLQRLPDADAGGDDA, from the coding sequence ATGCTCGAGCTGATCCTCATCGTCCTGGCCCTGATCGCCTGCAACGCGTTCTTCGCGTTGTCGGAAATGTCGGTGGTCACGTCCCGCAAACCGCGTCTCAAGCAGATGGCCGCCGAGCACCGCAGCGCGCGTGCCGCGCTGGAGCTCGCCGAACATCCCGAGCGCTTCCTGTCGACCGTGCAGGTCGGCATCACGACGATCGGCGTGCTGACCGGCATGCTCGGCGGCGACGCGCTGGGCAGCCTGATCGGCACGTGGCTCGCAACCAGCCTGCCGATCCTGGGCACCTACGCTTCGACCGTCGGCACCGTGCTCGCGGTCAGCCTGATCACGTTCCTGACGATCGTGTTCGGCGAACTGCTGCCCAAGCGCCTGGCATTGCTCGCACCCGAGCGGCTGGCGTCGCTGGTCGCGCTGCCGATGCACTGGCTGTCGCGCGCAGCGACGCCGGCGGTGTGGCTGCTCAGCGCCAGCGTGCGCGGGGTGCTGAAGCTGCTGCGCCTCGACAAGACCGAAGCGGCGCAGGTGTCGGAAGAAGAAATCCGCATGCTGGTGAGCGAAGGCCACGAGCAGGGCGTGATCGACGCCGACGAACGCAACATGGTCAACCGGGTGCTGACGCTCGGCGACCGTGACGCCGAAAGCCTGATGACGCCGCGCACGCGCATCGCCTGGCTCGACATCGCCGCCGGCTTCGAGGAGAACCTCGCTGAGATGCGCGAGACACCCTACTCACGCTATCCGGTGTTCCGCGGCAACGACTCGGACGTGGTGGGCGTGCTCGAGATCAAGTCGCTGATCGACAGGCTCGAGAAGAAAGAATTCGACCTGTTCAAGTATCTGCGCGAGCCGCTGTTCGTGTCGGAATCGACGCCGGCGATGAAGCTGCTGGAAATCCTGCGCGAGAACCAGCAGTCGCTGGCGCTGGTGGTCGACGAGTACGGCGACATCACCGGCATGGTCACGCTCAACGACGTGATGGAAGCGGTGATCGGTCGCACGCAGAGCAGCGGACTCGACGCGACGCCGTTGGTGGTGATGCGCGAGGACGGCTCGATGCTGGTCGACGGCACGCTGCCGACCGGCGCGCTGCGCGAACTGCTGGGCGGTGGACCGTTGCCGGGCGAGAACGAGCACATCTTCCACACCGCGGCCGGCATGACGATCGCGCGCTTCAGCCGTATTCCGAACGTGGCGGAGTATTTCGAATGGCACGGCTGGCGCATCGAGATCGTCGACCTCGACGGCCCGCGCGTCGACAAGCTGCTGTTGCAGCGTCTCCCGGATGCGGACGCGGGCGGCGATGACGCCTGA
- a CDS encoding DUF47 domain-containing protein codes for MFSLQTIFGQGNQFYTLLEEAAVAAHDSTVALHSMLKASDRQPALDAFKLARMREREASDKISQALVDSFITPIEREDIEALGSALYKIPKQVEKFADRYSLATRHLEHIDFAPRAAMLEQASAVVVKMVKSLRSMKLEPMKALNDELRALENEADRLMLELYRDIYSGNLEPLQMFLLKEFFEILEKAIDRCREAGVVAYEIVLKNS; via the coding sequence ATGTTCTCCCTGCAAACGATCTTCGGCCAAGGCAACCAGTTCTACACGCTGCTCGAGGAGGCCGCCGTGGCCGCGCACGACAGCACCGTCGCGCTGCATTCGATGCTCAAGGCGTCGGACCGCCAGCCGGCGCTGGACGCGTTCAAGCTGGCGCGCATGCGTGAGCGCGAGGCGTCGGACAAGATCAGTCAGGCGCTGGTGGACAGCTTCATCACCCCGATCGAGCGCGAGGACATCGAAGCGCTCGGCTCGGCGCTGTACAAGATTCCCAAGCAGGTCGAGAAGTTCGCCGACCGCTATTCGCTGGCGACGCGCCACCTCGAACACATCGACTTCGCGCCGCGCGCGGCGATGCTCGAGCAGGCTTCGGCGGTCGTGGTGAAGATGGTCAAGAGCCTGCGCAGCATGAAGCTCGAGCCGATGAAGGCGCTCAACGACGAGCTGCGCGCGCTGGAGAACGAGGCCGACCGGCTGATGCTCGAGCTCTACCGCGACATCTATTCGGGCAACCTCGAACCGCTGCAGATGTTCCTGCTCAAGGAGTTCTTCGAGATCCTCGAAAAGGCGATCGACCGCTGCCGCGAGGCGGGCGTGGTCGCCTACGAGATCGTGCTGAAGAACTCCTGA
- a CDS encoding inorganic phosphate transporter → MLTLVLIVVATALVFEYINGFHDTANSIATVVATKVLSPMQAVGLAASMNLIGALMGTAVAKTISSGLIDAGVVDVGSQLILCALLGGIVWNLITWWWGLPSSSSHALIGGLIGAALAAASNNLDVVIWSEPAQPVWHSAGVLWKVIVPMVSSPVLGFAAGFLMMGVLFFAISMMARSGGVLARIARPRWVNAFFGKSQIVSAAGMGFAHGMNDAQKTMGIVALTLVSAQSVGTLDNLPAWLAFLHPSEAALAEGDIDLWIKITCAVVMAAGTAAGGWRIIKTLGHKLVKLHPIHGFAAETSAASVILAASSMGIPVSTTHNISAAIMGVGTAKRLNAIKWTVVNKMIWAWILTIPMSGGIAYGLFRMFHHFGWV, encoded by the coding sequence ATGCTGACCCTCGTGCTGATCGTGGTCGCAACCGCGCTGGTGTTCGAATACATCAACGGGTTCCACGACACCGCCAATTCGATCGCGACCGTCGTCGCCACCAAGGTGCTGTCGCCGATGCAGGCGGTGGGCCTGGCCGCGTCGATGAACCTGATCGGCGCGCTGATGGGCACCGCGGTTGCGAAGACGATTTCCTCCGGCCTGATCGACGCCGGCGTCGTCGATGTCGGCTCGCAGCTGATCCTGTGCGCGCTGCTGGGCGGCATCGTCTGGAACCTGATTACCTGGTGGTGGGGCCTGCCGTCATCGTCGTCGCACGCGTTGATCGGTGGTCTGATCGGCGCCGCGCTGGCGGCTGCGTCCAATAATCTCGATGTGGTGATCTGGTCGGAGCCGGCGCAGCCGGTCTGGCACAGCGCGGGTGTGCTGTGGAAGGTCATCGTGCCGATGGTCAGTTCGCCGGTGCTGGGATTCGCCGCAGGCTTTCTGATGATGGGCGTACTGTTCTTCGCGATCTCGATGATGGCGCGCAGCGGCGGCGTGCTCGCGCGCATCGCGCGGCCGCGCTGGGTCAATGCGTTCTTCGGCAAGAGCCAGATCGTGTCGGCCGCCGGCATGGGCTTCGCGCACGGCATGAACGATGCGCAGAAGACGATGGGCATCGTCGCGCTCACCCTGGTCAGCGCGCAGAGCGTCGGCACGCTCGACAACCTGCCGGCCTGGCTCGCGTTCCTGCATCCGTCGGAAGCCGCGCTGGCCGAAGGCGACATCGACCTGTGGATCAAGATCACCTGCGCCGTGGTCATGGCCGCCGGTACCGCCGCGGGCGGCTGGCGCATCATCAAGACGCTGGGCCACAAGCTGGTCAAGCTGCACCCGATCCACGGTTTCGCCGCCGAAACCAGCGCCGCGTCGGTGATCCTGGCCGCGTCGTCGATGGGCATTCCGGTGTCGACCACGCACAACATTTCCGCCGCGATCATGGGCGTGGGCACGGCCAAACGCCTCAACGCGATCAAGTGGACGGTCGTCAACAAGATGATCTGGGCGTGGATCCTGACGATCCCGATGTCCGGCGGCATCGCCTACGGCCTGTTCCGGATGTTCCACCACTTCGGCTGGGTGTGA
- a CDS encoding MGMT family protein, which produces MAVKSPEAEDAYAISRARILAAIHAVPVGSVAGYGHIARRAGLPGRARLVARVLRDHGDPDLPWHRVVRSDGRIAFPECSPGFREQAQRLRAEGVTVTRGRVRMPADDTLDAALWGPDAHA; this is translated from the coding sequence ATGGCGGTCAAAAGCCCGGAAGCCGAAGACGCCTACGCGATCTCCCGCGCCCGCATTCTCGCCGCGATCCACGCGGTGCCGGTCGGCAGCGTCGCCGGTTACGGACACATCGCACGCCGCGCCGGTCTGCCAGGGCGAGCACGTCTGGTCGCGCGGGTGTTACGCGATCACGGCGATCCGGACCTGCCGTGGCATCGGGTCGTGCGCAGTGACGGCCGCATCGCATTTCCGGAATGCTCGCCGGGCTTCCGAGAACAGGCGCAGCGGCTGCGCGCCGAGGGCGTCACGGTGACGCGTGGCCGCGTGCGAATGCCGGCCGACGACACCCTCGACGCCGCGCTGTGGGGACCCGACGCACACGCCTGA
- a CDS encoding rhomboid family intramembrane serine protease has protein sequence MFPRLPLAVKVILAINVVVFVLQLAIGNALAHFMLWPLGGAEAGGLGFQPWQLVTYGFMHDPRNIGHLAFNMLALAMFGSQLEYTWGTRRFVTYYLVCVIGAGLCQLGVVTWSLAQGAFPYPTLGASGGVFGLLLAYGVLFPNQRLVLLFPPIPMRARTLVIVYGLVELVLGITGTRSGVAHFAHLGGMLFGWLLLQHWRGRPPFNRGGGKRHVRRV, from the coding sequence ATGTTTCCGAGGTTGCCGCTGGCCGTCAAAGTGATCCTGGCCATCAACGTGGTCGTGTTCGTGTTGCAGCTGGCGATCGGCAATGCGCTCGCGCATTTCATGCTGTGGCCGCTGGGCGGCGCGGAGGCGGGCGGGCTCGGCTTCCAGCCGTGGCAGCTGGTGACCTACGGCTTCATGCACGACCCACGCAACATCGGGCATCTGGCATTCAACATGCTGGCACTGGCGATGTTCGGCTCGCAGCTCGAATACACCTGGGGCACCAGGCGCTTCGTCACCTACTACCTGGTCTGCGTGATCGGCGCGGGGCTGTGCCAGCTCGGCGTGGTGACGTGGTCGCTGGCGCAGGGCGCATTCCCGTATCCCACCCTCGGGGCATCGGGCGGCGTGTTCGGCCTGCTGCTGGCGTATGGCGTGCTGTTCCCGAACCAGCGGCTGGTGCTGCTGTTTCCGCCGATCCCGATGCGTGCGCGCACGCTGGTGATCGTCTACGGCCTGGTCGAGCTGGTACTCGGCATCACCGGTACACGCTCGGGCGTGGCCCACTTCGCGCACCTGGGCGGCATGCTGTTCGGTTGGCTGTTGCTGCAGCACTGGCGCGGGCGTCCGCCGTTCAACCGCGGTGGCGGCAAGCGGCACGTGCGCAGGGTCTGA